A single Corticium candelabrum unplaced genomic scaffold, ooCorCand1.1 SCAFFOLD_81, whole genome shotgun sequence DNA region contains:
- the LOC134198005 gene encoding uncharacterized protein LOC134198005 → MMSYPAVGDMELSVFNSLMNEVVTTPVQTVTHVPKSVRPLLSVVLAKELRCACEGGLWGFARLFMLAKATLRCPPRGGRKKRYVVKEILSSRLQRWLDGDILSLWLDVKAETNPCHVSLNSSNTATTNTRRSLRLASEGRYSDALQALGSRGCASHDSSEALEELANRHPVHDLPAWLEEVPPSLVVDSQEVISALEAFPNGSSPGYSHLRKRSPV, encoded by the exons ATGATGTCCTATCCAGCTGTTGGTGACATGGaattgtctgttttcaatTCACTGATGAACGAAGTTGTCACCACACCTGTTCAGACAGTTACTCATGTCCCAAAATCAGTTAGACCACTTCTAAGTGTGGTTTTAGCTAAAGAATTACGGTGTGCTTGTGAGGGTGGCCTGTGGGGCTTTGCTCGCCTCTTCATGCTGGCCAAAGCTACCCTTCGCTGTCCTCCTCGTGGTGGGAGAAAGAAAAGGTACGTTGTAAAGGAAATTTTGTCTTCTCGCCTTCAACGTTGGTTGGATGGAGATATTCTATCACTGTGGCTGGATGTCAAGGCTGAGACTAACCCTTGCCATGTTTCATTGAATTCCTCAAATACCGCTACCACAAATACTCGAAGATCATTGAGATTGGCTTCAGAAGGTCGATACAGTGATGCACTTCAGGCTTTGGGTTCACGAGGTTGTGCCTCTCATGACAGCAGTGAAGCTTTAGAAGAGTTGGCAAATCGACATCCAGTTCACGATCTTCCTGCTTGGCTAGAGGAAGTCCCACCTTCACTAGTTGTGGACTCTCAGGAGGTTATTTCTGCATTGGAAGCATTTCCCAATGGCTCAAGTCCCGGTTATTCTCATCTTCGA AAGCGCAGTCCTGTTTAG